The Fusarium oxysporum f. sp. lycopersici 4287 chromosome 1, whole genome shotgun sequence DNA segment TGGGGGGGCCAAGAGGCTGGCCATGAGACTCCCGGATCATACCCTGATCACGCAATCTAGCCAAGTGGTAGCAGTTTGTACGAAGTGGTATCCGTGCAACCAGAACTTCACTAGGAAGGTTTTCCATCGAGTAAGCCCATATTTCCCAGGTTGATCTGCTCTCAGGGATGCTCCAGTCAACCAACAAATAAGTCTTGTTATACACTGACGTGGACAAATGACGATATGACTTTTTCCCACCCTCCTCGTGCTCGGGGGCATTGATCTTGCTGTCGACCAGCGACGGAGGAATTTCGAGTCCGTTCATGGAAAGGCATTTTGTTCGAGTGGTTTGGCCAGGTTATAGAAGAGAAAGGTCTTTGGCAAAAGAGAGTGAATGTTGACGGCGTTCTTATTGTATCTAGTATTTTACCGGAAAAGAGAAAATGTTCCATTTATTCAATAGAATAGAGGCAGGAGTTTAGATGTACCTAGACTTCAGACTTGTTCATTGATATGAACACAGAACATTACATATCCTTGTTTCTGTCGCAATTGCATGATCGTCTTAACATCTGGAACGACGCTGAACAAGAATATGACCAAACTCCTTGTTCAGCTGACTCACGTATTCGACAGTTGTTCACCATTAGGACAGAGAAACAGCCTCATGTTTCAAACAATAGCGATCGAGTATATATAGTAATCGTGGCGGCCTGTTTATTATTTAACAAATTTGTACCACAATCTTAACAAACTCCCCTTTGAGACGCAGACCATCATCAAGCCTACGTCTTTAACCTCCAACGGCGCCATTTCTGCGCCAATATTATAAAGCAAAGTACTTGTTATCCTCACATACTAGCACAATGTGTCGAGATATCTACTACGATTACCAGCAGTGCCGGCATCATAAGTTTATCAGAACTGAAGCTTGCTGGCAAGATCGTTGGGAGGTGTTTTGTCCCTGTTTGTCCTTCCCTGGGGTATTCCCCTACAAAGGCACGCACGCCAGTACTGAGATTCGTCATGTTCAACTAGGATTGTGTTCTAACTGCGAGGGAtcgaaaaagaagaaggcaagaAGGGATTATGGGGGGTTTACTGCTCAGGAAACCCATGGTGTTGGAGCCTCCCATGGGACGAGACAGGCGCAGACACCACAGTCAACCAGAGGTCATCAGGAGGTGAGAGCACCTGAAAGAGCCCACCAACACTGGGCATATAGAGAGGAGCCTCATATGAGCATGGCATCCCAACCAACGCCCCAATCAGCTTCCGATCGGCTATACACCAACCCCCCAGGCGTATACGCCCGGAACTTCTCTCCAGCACCAAGCCAAGGTGCAAAACAGGTAGGTTCGTCACCTCGGGGAATTGAGCTAACTAATCTGCAGCCACGAAGACAATCTAATGACCCTTACGCAAACTTCTCCAAGCGCGAACGTACCGTTCGCGGTCAACGAGTAGGAAACAAGGTAATCATAGACAAGGGTgttcctctccctcctcaaGGACAGTACAAGGCGGCAGATCCCAGCAGATCTAGGAGTGTACGACATAGTCCTAGAAGAGCTGGCAGTGTGCAGGATCGTATTGATCGGTCCTATACCGTTTCTCCTCTTACAGAGGATGAAAGGAACGCTCCTCATGTGGACATCCCATCGCATGACGAGTATACTCGTTGGATATAAGATTGTGATATTACCTTGAGATCGTCATCTGGTTTGATTTGGCGTTGGCATTGGAAATAAGGAATAGACAGAGGTTCAAGTGAATCATCCGAGTTATGAGAATTCGATACCCTGTTTCGTTCTTCgatttttatatatttaacttagTACTTATGCGATTGTACTATAAGAAATGATTCATGGCAAGTTGATACTGGACTAGTTATCCCGCTCATATCTTCATCATAAAGATTGTACACCAAAGATTTTAGGGCTTCAGGAGACTTCTCATATTTCCCTGCAGAACTTCTACCGTTTCATTGCACGCTTCTAAGACATTCAACTATACGGGAGCTCGTCATATTGAAAATAGGAACATATCTAAATGGGTCTCGGAGTCTGGGGCCACAGGTAGACAACGCAAGGAGACCCATACCAGGAAAGGAAAATCTAGATTGTATTGATGCTGATCACCACTAGGATCTTGTAATCACAACATGGATCATTGACTCTACCTAGATATGTCATTGTCGAATCAAAAGTCCCAATTCGCAAGTGCCTTGATCACGAGCTCCCCCATTAAGCTTGCCAAGAAGTTATTCTGGTTTGCGCCATAAGACCCCGAGACTAGCAGTATCGTCAACAATCATACAGGGGACACGATAACATGTTCATGTCAAAAACGAATTACAATACTGGCTGATTCCCAGAAACGGCGCAAATGCATACGTATCCCCTGCGAACCAGAAATACGGATGCCTTGAGAATGGGGTTCACCACTCGAGGCATCCAGATTTGTCCCTGGACACAAGAGGGTCTTTGGTAGGCTGCTTGATAAAATTGACTCTGATTGGCTTATGGTAGGGACGTGTTTAAAAATGGCTGATAGCATAGGACTTGATAACATCGTACAAGACAAAAGGTTCTTGGAATAAATGAACGAATTGCAACTAGGGCCGAAATGAAACACCGGGCTTGCGTGTATATTTACGTATTTGGTGGTTGTTTCTATTGAAAGGGCGTATGCATATTGCGTACGTGTATCTTGGTTGGTTGTGAGCAGGAATACGGTGACAAGATACCTAAACTTGGCAAACTATACCAACTGATTACGATGCCTTCATGCTGTTGCAAAAGGACCCTCGTGCATTCGTGCTATCCTTAAAAAGATATGCCAAGGCGCGAGAATCTACAAACGCGTGATTACTGACGCAGATTCAAAGAGCGGGCGTCAGCGATGACTCGACTTGTCTTGATCAATTGATGAGAATCATTCTGGTGGCGGCTACGGGTTCCGGCTGGTAAATCTAGGACGAGCGGCCTCAATCTGGGACGCATGCTTCAGGGCAGAAGCTCTGAAAGGTTAGCAGTGCGATGAAATGCAATGTAACAGCTTGGGAAAAGATGGGGGTCCACACTCGTAACCAAAAAGGGAAATCGCCGGTCATTGAGTCAACGGTGACATGACCTTCGTTTCGACCAACCCCTGCGGAGAGCAGCAGCCCTATGCGTGGAGTAAATGCAGTATCGGTCCATTGGCTGTGGGCCGATGCTACGGGAAAGGAGGCGTTGGCGGTGGAGAGTCCATGGAgacaggaacaggaacaggaaccAGTTGAAGGAGAATACTTGAGGTTGGTGTGTCTTGTATTCGATCTAGATGCAGCCAAGATGAGGTATTGGTGATGTTTGATAACGCGTGTGAGTCGTCGTGTCCTCTTCAATGAAGGTTGTCAGTCGATCATATCCTGTTTCATCTGCTCAAAGGTCCAGCAACGACAATGCATGTTTCGGTGAGTCTCCCTCCTAACGAGCTACAAAACATTCCTGGTACGATCAATCAAAACAGTTCAAGATTTCCAAAGTCCCTATCAAATCAATGCACATAAAATATGCAGAGAGGCTGCGCATCGCCATCGATTGCAAGGCACAGCCGTCAAAGAGGGCTGAGGTGGAGGGTGGAAATGCAATGCATCGACTGCAACACCAATGCATCTCGTCAATCAGAGACCACCGACGAATAGAATAGCGACTAGTTTATGCCACATTAGCGTGGTCAATGCCAATGAGCTACCGGATGAGTATCTGTAGGATGTTAGAATGGCCACACGAGGATCATTCGGAAGAGAGGCCGGCATTGACTGAACACCAAACGAGGGCGTGTAGTCTGCCAGGATAATAGAAGATAGGTCTCTGAAAGAATAGTTCTCCCATAATTTTATACGAatatcaagatcatcattCTTAGACGCTTGAAATATTAATCTTGGTATCCATACCAGAAGAATTCCGAGTTCTTTCCCGACTGCTAAACCGAAGTCACTCTATTGCTGACAGTCAACGGTCACGGACCACCAAAAGATGCGCCCGGTGTCGATCCCTGCAGACTCTCCGCAAGGCGTTTTCCATGGGTTCACAACAGTGACAATGGTTGCCAAACCACCACGATCCGACGTCATCTGTAAGTAAATTATTAGCACAATTCGTAGACAACAccatttcctcttctccccttgCGTTTGGTTTGTGATCGTGACCCCCCAAGATTAGAATTGGTTTCATCTAAAACACGAGCTTATTTGAAACCGAAATGAAAACAAACACCGTCATTTCGCGGAGAAGCAGAGGGCCACGACAGTCGATACGCAATGGTGCTATTTCTGGCCCCCAAATTCATCGTCAACTGCTCCTTGGCTTTTCCCTCAGATCAATAACAAGCTTGGAAATTCTTCTGCCTCATGCGCCTCTCGagacggacagacagaacTGGATGATGCGCAGTGAACCACAAAGGTTCTAAGGGTGCGGGAGAGGAGCGGTCGGATCTGGCGGAGTTTGTGGGGATACAGAAAAGGTCGCTTGTCATAGTCGAGGTACTCCAAGTCGTAACTCCGAGTCTGAGACCGTTGAGGCTCTGCGAGGGAATTGGTGTGAGTCTTGGTGTCAGATGCTCGGGAGTTGGGAAGTCGAAGGGAGTTGGACTTTCAACTCTGTTAGTGATTGGGGTACTACCTCGGGGAGGATGCTATCGCACTCAACCTTGCGCAGGGGGGATCCTGCGCCTCAGCCCGTACCATGCTCGAAGAGGATTTAGCGCCCAGGATTTTAGGCAACAGTGGCCATGGGCTGAGAGATTGCGGAGCCCATTTCGAGTCGGTTTCTAAGCATAACCTCGCTCATCCGTTGACGCTTCCCATTtcgccctcttcctctctctaACCTCTCTCTCAATTCCACTCTCACCTCACCAATTTCCTCTTTATCCTGAGGCCGCcgccagcttcagcttctcaaccaccCCGGCCTCTTTCCGTTTAGAACTTTAGATTTTACACACCCTGCGGGTCCCGAAATTGTACACCCTTTCGGTCAACCCTCATATACCCTTTTCCGCCCGtcctcttccttcctccAGTTCCACCCGCCTTTCGCATCGCCAACATTCAGCGCTGTGTCTGTTTCATTCATCGATATCTCACGCGTTTGTCACTCGACGTCTCGTCTCGCTTAGCATCTTTCTTCGAGTCTCGCCGAGTCGTCTTACCGCCTGAGCAATATATTATTCAGTTCATCGCTCGCCTTCCCTGTCGTTCTATCCTCTTGCGCCACCTCCACCGCATTGGTTCCTCGACATCAAGGCTGATTATCTGCATACATCTTCAGTCTCTGACCTGGTACGGTTCATATTTTATATCGTCTTGACATCTCAGTCTCGTCTTTTTACTTCGACTTTGTCGTGTTTTCGACCTTCCCCGGTATCACTTTCAACTCGTTGTATTGGTCAATCATCCCGTGTCCCAATCTGGCCTTGATCAACGTCTAGGCCTTTGTGTCCTGGGTGTGGGATTCAAGAATCTCGACTGTGACTCACTTCCCCGTCCTTCACTACCAAGCACTTGCTTGCATCAAAGGTCGCGCTCTTGAACTAACGGGACTCCCCGGCTTAGCTTCAGGACTTCTGTGGCCATCAGTCGACTGTCTCTTTATCTCATACCCACCTTGAATCTAAGCCATGTCCTTCTCCCACCCTCGTCGAAGGACTCCGGTGACTCGCCCGGACAGCGACACCGACAATGCCCTGTCCCTTAAGAACAGCTCTACCCTCCGTAAGGGTGCGACATTTCACTCTCctacttcatcatcttcgacTCTAGACAACACATTTGTCCCTCCCACGCTGCCTCGAGCTCAGTCTCACTTGGACGATGTCGTCGATGCCAACCGTCGACGTGTGGCCCTGGCTCTGAACGACATTGACGAGGCTCTGTCCTTGGATCAGCTCTCTCTGTCGCCAAAGTCTAAGATCAAGACGCTTCGAGACACCAGTCTCCCCATCCCTCGCGGCTTCCTCGAGGGACCTATCGTCGACCCCAAGATGAcaaaagaagaggagaggcgCGTTCTGCGCCCTCGCTCTGTTCGCCATTCACGGCACCATGAGTCTGATAGCGGTTTGGGTACATCGGTGGCTTCCACAAACGAGAAGCGGGGTGCAGTCACTTCGGCAAAGAAGGAGACAAAGGTGCAAACACGATCCGCCATCACAAGATCCGTTGCCGCAGCATCGGAAAAGCTTCCCTCTCTGGGGCCCAAGGCTATCAACCGCATTCACGAGCACACTTTGCGCCCTTTGTTGGCAAAGCCGACTCTCAAGGAGTTTGAGCCCATTGTCCTTGACATCCCGCGACGAATTCGATCAAAGGAAATTATTTGCTTGCGAGATCTTGAGAAAACATTGATCTTTATGGCACCGGTAAGTCAGCTTCTGACTGGTTTTGGCGTTTGGGAAAATACTTATCGGAATTTGTgtttgaaggagaagacCAAGTCAGCAACTTTGTACCTGGATTTCTGCCTTACGTCCGTGCAATGCATTCAAGCGACCGTCGAATATCTCAGCGACCGCGAACAAATTCGACCTGCTGACCGGCCTTACACTAACGGATACTTCCTCGACCTGAAGGACCAGATTCTACAATACGGAAAACAACTTGCCGCAAAGAACAGCGGTGACGATATGGATATCGACGCGTATGTACCCAGCTTCGTTCCCTTGGACTATCCAACTAACTCTTGCCGAAGATCTGACGAGATCAAACTCATCGGTGGTCTCCACGAAGGTCGCCCCGTCGAGCTCGTCCGTGTCCGCAAGGACGGCACATACATCTCTCTGGACACTGGTAAGCCTGTTGAGGTTGACAGCGACTCGCCAATGCAAGTAAAGCGATCCCTGAGCCAGCAgctcgaggacgaggaggagattcAACGATCCATGGCTCGCCGCAAGAAGAATGCTTCACCCGAGGAGCTAGCTCCCAAGAAGTGCCGCGAGCCCGGCTGCAACAAGGAGTTCAAGCGTCCTTGCGATCTTACCAAGCACGAAAAGACCCACTCTCGCCCTTGGAAGTGCCCTGTCCCGACTTGCAAGTATCACACCTATGGATGGCCTACTGAGAAGGAAATGGACCGTCACCACAACGACAAGCACTCTGCTGCCCCTGCCATGTATGAGTGCATGTTCAAGCCTTGCCCTTATAAGTCGAAACGTGAATCCAACTGCAAGCAGCATATGGAGAAAGCCCATGGCTGGACCTACGTTCGAACCAAGACCAACGGAAAGAAGCTACCATCAGTTGCTGGCAGCGTTCAGCAACAGACTCCGCCTCTGGGTAACATGTCAACGCCTTCTTCTACTGAATACAACGGTGTGCCCACTCCTCCTCAGAACGACGTGACGCAGTTCGTTGGCGACTTCCCTCTCTACCCCAATGACTCGGACTGGATGTCAATCAACAACATTCCCACCGAGACACTTCACCTGGATCTGGCAATGGATTCCACTTCGCCTGCTTCGGCTAGTTCCTACGAGCAGTATGCCCCTTACCAGAACGGCTCGGCCTTCATCCTCGATAACGAGGACCTCTATGCTGCTCATATGCAGCTTCCAGCTCAGCTACCCACACCTGAGCAACCTGTCATGTATAACCCCAACCTCAAGATGATGCAACAGCAATTGCCTATGTATCAGCAACCCCAGCAGCAGATTCCCATCCAGACTGTTGCTCCTCACTTTTCGCCAACTGGCCAGGAAACAGCCATGCTTTATACTCCAAATTCATTAcgggatgttgatgaaggttTTGACGACTCCTTTGCAGGAGACGGCATGGAttttcctctcttccctAATGACAATGGCAATGGCATGACCAAGACCAATGATTATCAGTCACTGTTTGGTGAAATCCCCAGCGCCAATCTGGGCTTCTCCCAGAACTCTCAGGACATCTTTCAGATGATGGACTGGTCAAACGTTGATTTGCAGCAGAACCTCGGAGAATAGGGATCCGATCTTCTGCCGTGGAACTACCCGAATATTGGGTAAAGGGGCACTTACTCAAAATTGTATAATGTTCCCCAACAAAATTGCCAAACAGTCTTTTTGGTTTGATGAGACACGACACTTTCATAGGCCACCCAGTGCGGGATAGGGCTTCTTCATGTATTTCAGATGTTTGTTAactccttgagcttgtgatTTGCCTCAGGTTGAGATTCGGATGGAGGAATGGGCCATTGGGGCTCAGGACAATGGTTTTTGGTTTTTCCTCGGAGGATATTATTCGCAGTCAGATTGGGCATTTGAGTGAAACGCCATCTCACATCACCGCTTCGCAGTGCATTTCGATTCGGCAAAGAATTGGTTTTAGCTGGTATAGAGATCGCCTCTCTTTCCTGTTGTCTGGGATAGAAATACACACCCATGTCAAGTATAGAATTCTTCTCACAAAGTGACCACAAGATGCCATTCCATAACTGAGAGCATCTTTGGAATACCCGACAGCGGTCCTCCAGGACACAAAGTAAGTTAAGTCGTGTGGTTATGTCAGTCTCTGGTGCTTTTTGCAACAGACTCTTAAGACTGGTCACCATACATGACCCACACAATATTTATTTGTGCAAGCTCAAACTTAAAACGCAACAATTTATCATGGTTTTCTTAAAAAGTAATTCCGTATCAAGAATTAAGCAACGGCTGAACTACCTTTATGTGCACATTTTTGGTATAGGGTAAATTTGCTCCGGGGTGGATCTGCAATATTTCGCTTGCAATAATTAATCAATTTCAACCACACCAACAAGCTTGCAATTCTTCCAACCGCGTCTTCGCCCTTTCAGCAACGCACAAAAATGTGCGGAATCCATGCTATTATATCCCCAAGCCCCGAACAAACACTCTCATCCGTGTCAGAGCGATGTTTGGTAAATAGAGGACCAGATCATACAGGGACTGTCAGGATGCAGCTTGATGATCTATTCCTGACTTTTACATCAACCGTGTTATCACTGCGAGGTGATCACGTTGCAAAGCAGCCGCTTGTGGATCATGTGACTGAATCTATTCTATGCTGGAATGGAGAGGCCTGGGGTATTCGAGGGGAATCTGTACAGGGTAACGATGGTGAAGCTATTCTTGCCCTCCTGGCCGAGGCAAGTCGTGGCGCAGGAGATGTCCTGGACATCTTACGGGCCATCGAAGGGCCTTTCGCGTTTATTTACCTGGATAAACCTGCCAAGCGGCTTTACTACGGACGAGATCGACTAGGCCGCCGATCGTTGCTGGTCAGACATGGCTCTCCATTTGTTCTGTCAAGTATCGCCGAGACGCCGGTCGATGGATGGACCGAGGTCGAGGCTGATGGATGCTATACTCTGGATCTCTCCAAGGGCGACTCGCCTGAAGGATTAGTGCCAGGCCGGCACGATTGGACTGCCGATACTACTTTGGTAAGTTCAGCGTGAGTATGACCCCGAAAAGCCTGCTACTTACGTCCTCAGATATCGAGCATCGGTAGTTTTAACGAAGATCTCCCACGGAAGAATTTTGCCCTTGGACAAGATTCAAGATCTGTGCAAGAGCTGCGTTCTCGCTTAGTCGAATCTCTTCGACTGCGAGTTCTAGACGTGCCACTACCTCCAAGAGCCAAACCTACGGATGCGAGAGTTGCAGTGCTATTTTCAGGTGGCCTTGACTGTACTGTGCTTGCGAGGCTGTCTCACGACATGATTCCTGCGGATCAGTGTATTGACCTGATCAATGTCGCGTTTGAGAACCCCAGAATTGCAGGGCAATTTAAGGACCTGTCCCGAGAGGAGCTCTATGAGAAGTGTCCGGATCGAATGACAGGGAGAAATGCGTTTGCAGAGCTTAGCCGTGTCTGTCCTGGCAGGGCATGGCGGTTCGTGGCGGTATGTGGACCTGGACTCGCTTCGGGATAGATGACTGACAGGAGGTAGGTGAACGTGCCGTATGCTGAGAATCTCGAGCACAGAGCTGAAGTCATTCGTCTTATCTATCCTCATAACACAGAGATGGATCTGTCCATTGCGTGTGCTTTATACTTTGCTGCAAGAGGACAAGGACTTGGCGAAACAACCGCCGACTCAAATCCACAGCCTTATAGCACGACAGCGCGAGTATTGCTTTCCGGTCTGGGTGCCGATGAGCTGTTTGGTGGATATGGTCGGCACGGCGTGGCTTACACGCATCGTGGCTACGGCGGAGTTGTACAGGAGCTGAAGCTCGACGTCAGTCGGCTTGGAAAGAGAAATCTTGGCCGAGATGACCGTGTTATGGCACACTGGGGTCGAGAAGTGAGGTTTCCCTATCTGGATGAGCGTTTTGTCAAGTGGGCAATCGAGTCTCCTGTGTGGGAGAAGTGTGATTTCGAAACACCTGGTGGCGAAGGGAATCTCGACGCCGAGAAACGAGTGTTGCGGCTGGTGGCTCAATCACTTGGCATGAGCTCTGTTtcaaaggagaagaagcgagctGTAAGTGACAACTTGGTTCCGACAACTCTTTACTAATGAGCCGTAATAGATACAATTCGGGGCGAGAACTGCCAAGATGGAGAGTGGAAAGGTTAAAGGGACGACAGTGCTTTCAACTTGAGATTCGAGTCAAGTGACTTAGATACGACGGGAACAACTCGGCAGTGATGATTCTTCAGATACTTCTGAGACATATGCAACCATGGGCCAAACACTGAGTGGAAGTTGTGTGTTTGCAGTTTATCGACTGCTAACCCTCTTTTCGGCGTGTTTTATGCATGGATCATGTCATTGAAGTCGTAAAGGCAAGTCTGAGCTGAGGTAATCGGAATTGGATTAAAGCAGAGGGTGATGGATAGATAGATAAGTTATGGCATGAACACGGTGATCCTTGAACAATGATGCAAGATAACGATAACGCTTGGACCCTGCGGCGTAGCGAAGGTCAGAGGCTGTAGCATGTGGTAGCATCTAAGCAAGGAGGCAGCCCAAAGCAGTCGAAACCCATGTCTTCAATCGCCAAAAGATTCGACATCAATCGACATGAAACAAGCGCGGAACCCAATCACGGCTCGCCAAGAAGAAATGCTATCATTCGATACCGAGAGAGCCGGCGGGATACACCAAAATTAGAAGGGTGTTCCACTGTTTTCAGTTGGCCACCGTCTAACCGCCGCAGAAAACAGTGGTTGTGGTGCGACGTGCCCCTGCAGATGAACGCATCCTAGGCCCGCGTTTAGGCCTTTAAGCGGAAGATTGATACGATACGAGGAGAAAAAAGAACCCCTTGCGCTGTGGATGGAATGGGAACTGGCGCGCGCCAAAGGGAGAGGtcgagacaagacaagaaggcATCGATTGAATtcgttctttttcttcttcttttattatttcaaTTGTTCCTCGTTGTTTTCGGTCTTTCGTTATTCTTGATCAATTCATTCTATTCTTTCGTTTTCCACTGTTTTAGTATTCGTTCTTTATCTCTTTTTGCTCTTTCTCTCACTACAAATACAACACCATCGAGGCTTCCGATTAAATCGCCATctcattcattcattatACCTCATTGACCTCATTGTACTTCTTCATGCTCAACAAGTTCATCGACGTAAGGGACCGGGATTCCTACTCAACCTTCACATCAGCAACTG contains these protein-coding regions:
- a CDS encoding zinc finger transcription factor ace1, whose protein sequence is MSFSHPRRRTPVTRPDSDTDNALSLKNSSTLRKGATFHSPTSSSSTLDNTFVPPTLPRAQSHLDDVVDANRRRVALALNDIDEALSLDQLSLSPKSKIKTLRDTSLPIPRGFLEGPIVDPKMTKEEERRVLRPRSVRHSRHHESDSGLGTSVASTNEKRGAVTSAKKETKVQTRSAITRSVAAASEKLPSLGPKAINRIHEHTLRPLLAKPTLKEFEPIVLDIPRRIRSKEIICLRDLEKTLIFMAPEKTKSATLYLDFCLTSVQCIQATVEYLSDREQIRPADRPYTNGYFLDLKDQILQYGKQLAAKNSGDDMDIDAYVPSFVPLDYPTNSCRRSDEIKLIGGLHEGRPVELVRVRKDGTYISLDTGKPVEVDSDSPMQVKRSLSQQLEDEEEIQRSMARRKKNASPEELAPKKCREPGCNKEFKRPCDLTKHEKTHSRPWKCPVPTCKYHTYGWPTEKEMDRHHNDKHSAAPAMYECMFKPCPYKSKRESNCKQHMEKAHGWTYVRTKTNGKKLPSVAGSVQQQTPPLGNMSTPSSTEYNGVPTPPQNDVTQFVGDFPLYPNDSDWMSINNIPTETLHLDLAMDSTSPASASSYEQYAPYQNGSAFILDNEDLYAAHMQLPAQLPTPEQPVMYNPNLKMMQQQLPMYQQPQQQIPIQTVAPHFSPTGQETAMLYTPNSLRDVDEGFDDSFAGDGMDFPLFPNDNGNGMTKTNDYQSLFGEIPSANLGFSQNSQDIFQMMDWSNVDLQQNLGE
- a CDS encoding zinc finger transcription factor ace1, translating into MSFSHPRRRTPVTRPDSDTDNALSLKNSSTLRKGATFHSPTSSSSTLDNTFVPPTLPRAQSHLDDVVDANRRRVALALNDIDEALSLDQLSLSPKSKIKTLRDTSLPIPRGFLEGPIVDPKMTKEEERRVLRPRSVRHSRHHESDSGLGTSVASTNEKRGAVTSAKKETKVQTRSAITRSVAAASEKLPSLGPKAINRIHEHTLRPLLAKPTLKEFEPIVLDIPRRIRSKEIICLRDLEKTLIFMAPVSQLLTGFGVWENTYRNLCLKEKTKSATLYLDFCLTSVQCIQATVEYLSDREQIRPADRPYTNGYFLDLKDQILQYGKQLAAKNSGDDMDIDAYVPSFVPLDYPTNSCRRSDEIKLIGGLHEGRPVELVRVRKDGTYISLDTGKPVEVDSDSPMQVKRSLSQQLEDEEEIQRSMARRKKNASPEELAPKKCREPGCNKEFKRPCDLTKHEKTHSRPWKCPVPTCKYHTYGWPTEKEMDRHHNDKHSAAPAMYECMFKPCPYKSKRESNCKQHMEKAHGWTYVRTKTNGKKLPSVAGSVQQQTPPLGNMSTPSSTEYNGVPTPPQNDVTQFVGDFPLYPNDSDWMSINNIPTETLHLDLAMDSTSPASASSYEQYAPYQNGSAFILDNEDLYAAHMQLPAQLPTPEQPVMYNPNLKMMQQQLPMYQQPQQQIPIQTVAPHFSPTGQETAMLYTPNSLRDVDEGFDDSFAGDGMDFPLFPNDNGNGMTKTNDYQSLFGEIPSANLGFSQNSQDIFQMMDWSNVDLQQNLGE
- a CDS encoding zinc finger transcription factor ace1, which produces MSFSHPRRRTPVTRPDSDTDNALSLKNSSTLRKGATFHSPTSSSSTLDNTFVPPTLPRAQSHLDDVVDANRRRVALALNDIDEALSLDQLSLSPKSKIKTLRDTSLPIPRGFLEGPIVDPKMTKEEERRVLRPRSVRHSRHHESDSGLGTSVASTNEKRGAVTSAKKETKVQTRSAITRSVAAASEKLPSLGPKAINRIHEHTLRPLLAKPTLKEFEPIVLDIPRRIRSKEIICLRDLEKTLIFMAPEKTKSATLYLDFCLTSVQCIQATVEYLSDREQIRPADRPYTNGYFLDLKDQILQYGKQLAAKNSGDDMDIDASDEIKLIGGLHEGRPVELVRVRKDGTYISLDTGKPVEVDSDSPMQVKRSLSQQLEDEEEIQRSMARRKKNASPEELAPKKCREPGCNKEFKRPCDLTKHEKTHSRPWKCPVPTCKYHTYGWPTEKEMDRHHNDKHSAAPAMYECMFKPCPYKSKRESNCKQHMEKAHGWTYVRTKTNGKKLPSVAGSVQQQTPPLGNMSTPSSTEYNGVPTPPQNDVTQFVGDFPLYPNDSDWMSINNIPTETLHLDLAMDSTSPASASSYEQYAPYQNGSAFILDNEDLYAAHMQLPAQLPTPEQPVMYNPNLKMMQQQLPMYQQPQQQIPIQTVAPHFSPTGQETAMLYTPNSLRDVDEGFDDSFAGDGMDFPLFPNDNGNGMTKTNDYQSLFGEIPSANLGFSQNSQDIFQMMDWSNVDLQQNLGE
- a CDS encoding zinc finger transcription factor ace1 — its product is MSFSHPRRRTPVTRPDSDTDNALSLKNSSTLRKGATFHSPTSSSSTLDNTFVPPTLPRAQSHLDDVVDANRRRVALALNDIDEALSLDQLSLSPKSKIKTLRDTSLPIPRGFLEGPIVDPKMTKEEERRVLRPRSVRHSRHHESDSGLGTSVASTNEKRGAVTSAKKETKVQTRSAITRSVAAASEKLPSLGPKAINRIHEHTLRPLLAKPTLKEFEPIVLDIPRRIRSKEIICLRDLEKTLIFMAPTKSATLYLDFCLTSVQCIQATVEYLSDREQIRPADRPYTNGYFLDLKDQILQYGKQLAAKNSGDDMDIDASDEIKLIGGLHEGRPVELVRVRKDGTYISLDTGKPVEVDSDSPMQVKRSLSQQLEDEEEIQRSMARRKKNASPEELAPKKCREPGCNKEFKRPCDLTKHEKTHSRPWKCPVPTCKYHTYGWPTEKEMDRHHNDKHSAAPAMYECMFKPCPYKSKRESNCKQHMEKAHGWTYVRTKTNGKKLPSVAGSVQQQTPPLGNMSTPSSTEYNGVPTPPQNDVTQFVGDFPLYPNDSDWMSINNIPTETLHLDLAMDSTSPASASSYEQYAPYQNGSAFILDNEDLYAAHMQLPAQLPTPEQPVMYNPNLKMMQQQLPMYQQPQQQIPIQTVAPHFSPTGQETAMLYTPNSLRDVDEGFDDSFAGDGMDFPLFPNDNGNGMTKTNDYQSLFGEIPSANLGFSQNSQDIFQMMDWSNVDLQQNLGE
- a CDS encoding zinc finger transcription factor ace1; protein product: MSFSHPRRRTPVTRPDSDTDNALSLKNSSTLRKGATFHSPTSSSSTLDNTFVPPTLPRAQSHLDDVVDANRRRVALALNDIDEALSLDQLSLSPKSKIKTLRDTSLPIPRGFLEGPIVDPKMTKEEERRVLRPRSVRHSRHHESDSGLGTSVASTNEKRGAVTSAKKETKVQTRSAITRSVAAASEKLPSLGPKAINRIHEHTLRPLLAKPTLKEFEPIVLDIPRRIRSKEIICLRDLEKTLIFMAPVSQLLTGFGVWENTYRNLCLKEKTKSATLYLDFCLTSVQCIQATVEYLSDREQIRPADRPYTNGYFLDLKDQILQYGKQLAAKNSGDDMDIDASDEIKLIGGLHEGRPVELVRVRKDGTYISLDTGKPVEVDSDSPMQVKRSLSQQLEDEEEIQRSMARRKKNASPEELAPKKCREPGCNKEFKRPCDLTKHEKTHSRPWKCPVPTCKYHTYGWPTEKEMDRHHNDKHSAAPAMYECMFKPCPYKSKRESNCKQHMEKAHGWTYVRTKTNGKKLPSVAGSVQQQTPPLGNMSTPSSTEYNGVPTPPQNDVTQFVGDFPLYPNDSDWMSINNIPTETLHLDLAMDSTSPASASSYEQYAPYQNGSAFILDNEDLYAAHMQLPAQLPTPEQPVMYNPNLKMMQQQLPMYQQPQQQIPIQTVAPHFSPTGQETAMLYTPNSLRDVDEGFDDSFAGDGMDFPLFPNDNGNGMTKTNDYQSLFGEIPSANLGFSQNSQDIFQMMDWSNVDLQQNLGE